One stretch of Rathayibacter festucae DSM 15932 DNA includes these proteins:
- a CDS encoding polysaccharide pyruvyl transferase family protein, translated as MLGGLRKRTAPLLKSPAVLSLGARGVFLDAPRLRSARRSGGARGASGAQGRAILIAPPGAGNIGDAALVGAFLENVAGPITVITRYKGDFRIPAEQADRVEIVSLGTLLYGGLPSFVRDLRRFRAMLPGAASVSIVGADIMDGAYNFRASTSRALVARSAASAGVDTRVLGFSWNGKAHPGALAQLRDADRAGTTLFLRDPLSVERARRDGLDAKASADIVFSARSVDQGRASTELAALDTTGGIAIVNVSGLIDTDQTGAYVEIIGGLRARGLAVVLLPHVIKHGPDDLAACRKVHAALPDTTGVAFVEDVLTPAEVRGFTERATVTVTGRMHLAIMSLMKGVPAITLATQGKVEGLMAMFELPYLCVEPGAGLAGRVGDALERVLSDRDSVSAAILAKLPAVQELSAANFAGLPRA; from the coding sequence GTGCTGGGCGGGCTGCGCAAGCGCACCGCCCCGCTGCTGAAGAGCCCGGCGGTGCTCTCGCTCGGCGCGCGCGGCGTCTTCCTCGACGCCCCTCGCCTGCGCAGCGCCCGCCGCTCCGGCGGGGCCCGCGGAGCCAGTGGTGCTCAGGGCCGCGCGATCCTGATCGCGCCCCCCGGCGCCGGAAACATCGGCGACGCCGCGCTGGTCGGCGCGTTCCTGGAGAACGTGGCCGGGCCGATCACCGTGATCACCCGCTACAAGGGCGACTTCCGCATCCCGGCCGAGCAGGCCGACCGCGTCGAGATCGTCTCGCTGGGCACCCTGCTCTACGGCGGACTGCCGAGCTTCGTCCGCGACCTGCGCCGCTTCCGGGCCATGCTGCCCGGTGCCGCGTCGGTCTCGATCGTCGGCGCCGACATCATGGACGGCGCCTACAACTTCCGCGCCTCGACGAGCCGCGCGCTCGTCGCCCGCAGCGCCGCGTCGGCCGGAGTGGACACCCGCGTCCTCGGCTTCAGCTGGAACGGCAAGGCGCACCCCGGTGCCCTCGCGCAGCTCCGCGACGCGGACCGCGCCGGCACGACCCTCTTCCTCCGCGACCCGCTCTCCGTCGAGCGCGCACGCCGCGACGGCCTGGACGCGAAGGCCTCGGCGGACATCGTCTTCTCGGCGCGCTCCGTCGACCAGGGCCGCGCGAGCACCGAGCTCGCCGCGCTGGACACGACCGGCGGCATCGCGATCGTCAACGTCTCCGGCCTGATCGACACCGACCAGACCGGCGCCTACGTGGAGATCATCGGTGGTCTGCGCGCCCGCGGCCTCGCCGTCGTGCTGCTCCCGCACGTCATCAAGCACGGACCGGACGACCTCGCGGCCTGCCGCAAGGTCCACGCGGCCCTGCCGGACACGACCGGCGTCGCCTTCGTCGAGGACGTCCTCACTCCGGCGGAGGTGCGCGGCTTCACCGAGCGCGCGACCGTCACCGTCACCGGCCGGATGCACCTGGCGATCATGTCCCTGATGAAGGGCGTCCCCGCGATCACGCTCGCCACCCAGGGCAAGGTCGAGGGCCTGATGGCGATGTTCGAGCTGCCGTACCTCTGCGTCGAGCCGGGAGCCGGTCTCGCCGGCCGTGTGGGCGACGCCCTCGAGCGCGTCCTCTCCGACCGCGACAGCGTCTCGGCCGCCATCCTCGCCAAGCTGCCCGCCGTGCAGGAGCTCAGCGCCGCGAACTTCGCCGGCCTGCCGCGCGCCTGA
- a CDS encoding anthrone oxygenase family protein: MPDALLVPLLLAALVTNGLAAGFFYAFACAVMPGLSRTDDRAFVSAMTAINAAVQNPLFALSFVGSGLSSAAALVAALAGGAGAATTSAVAGALALAVLQYVVTFGRSIPLNLRLDRAAGGPLSDARRGFERAWVRANTARVLASGGSLLLLGIALATT, encoded by the coding sequence GTGCCCGACGCTCTCCTCGTGCCGCTCCTGCTCGCCGCGCTCGTCACCAACGGCCTGGCGGCGGGCTTCTTCTACGCCTTCGCCTGCGCGGTGATGCCGGGCCTGAGCCGGACCGACGACCGCGCCTTCGTCAGCGCGATGACCGCGATCAACGCCGCCGTGCAGAACCCGCTGTTCGCCCTGTCGTTCGTCGGCAGCGGTCTCTCCTCCGCCGCCGCGCTGGTCGCCGCGCTCGCCGGCGGCGCCGGTGCCGCGACGACCAGCGCGGTCGCGGGGGCCCTCGCCCTCGCCGTGCTCCAGTACGTCGTCACCTTCGGGCGCAGCATCCCGCTCAACCTGCGACTGGACCGCGCCGCCGGCGGTCCGCTCTCCGACGCCCGGCGCGGCTTCGAGCGCGCCTGGGTCCGCGCCAACACGGCGCGCGTGCTCGCCTCGGGTGGTTCGCTCCTCCTGCTCGGGATCGCCCTCGCGACAACCTGA
- a CDS encoding purine-cytosine permease family protein produces MSSDTLHGTTDTEDALTPLPESRRNARLDGQFWIWAGANIAPINWVLGALGVNMGLGLWDTITVLVLGNVVGMAVFGFFVLLGQRTGATGMLVGRAVFGRRGNYAPAVIQAVVVIGWCAINTWIVLDLVIALLGSVGLVDPEAANIGWKVAVAAVIMAIQVAISFLGYRAIAAFERWTVPPTLLVLAVMSIVAWFFLDIDWSYAGPAEGALTGGDRIAAMSIVMTAIGIGWGLTWLAYAGDYSRFVSPRASRRKLYFASVLGQFVPVVWLGVLGATLATKNGSVDPGQLIVENFGALAIPVLLLVVHGPIATNVLNIYSFGMATQALDIRLGRRTLSLIVGVLAFAASVFFVFQDDLATTLDAWLVGLVGWVAPWGAIVLVHYTVFEPRVRSFGHLFAPVGSPLLPDVRWRALLSFAIGATLTWLFMNGSVPALQGPAATALGGVDVSWLAGGVSAGLAYLLLGRGDAASWVRKREALEPAARESEPVLG; encoded by the coding sequence ATGAGCTCCGACACCCTGCACGGCACGACCGACACCGAGGACGCGCTGACCCCGCTCCCCGAGAGCCGTCGCAACGCGCGCCTCGACGGCCAGTTCTGGATCTGGGCGGGCGCCAACATCGCCCCGATCAACTGGGTCCTCGGCGCGCTGGGCGTGAACATGGGCCTCGGCCTCTGGGACACGATCACCGTCCTCGTGCTCGGCAACGTCGTCGGCATGGCCGTCTTCGGCTTCTTCGTGCTGCTCGGCCAGCGCACCGGCGCGACCGGGATGCTCGTGGGCCGCGCGGTCTTCGGCCGCCGCGGCAACTACGCGCCCGCCGTGATCCAGGCCGTCGTGGTGATCGGCTGGTGCGCGATCAACACCTGGATCGTGCTCGACCTGGTGATCGCGCTGCTCGGCTCCGTCGGCCTCGTCGACCCGGAGGCGGCGAACATCGGCTGGAAGGTCGCGGTCGCCGCGGTGATCATGGCGATCCAGGTCGCGATCTCGTTCCTCGGCTACCGGGCCATCGCCGCGTTCGAGCGCTGGACCGTGCCGCCGACGCTGCTGGTGCTGGCCGTGATGTCGATCGTCGCCTGGTTCTTCCTCGACATCGACTGGTCCTACGCCGGCCCGGCCGAGGGCGCCCTCACCGGCGGTGACCGGATCGCGGCCATGTCGATCGTGATGACCGCGATCGGGATCGGCTGGGGCCTCACCTGGCTCGCATACGCGGGCGACTACTCCCGCTTCGTCAGCCCCCGCGCCTCGCGCAGGAAGCTCTACTTCGCCAGCGTGCTCGGGCAGTTCGTCCCCGTCGTCTGGCTGGGCGTCCTCGGCGCGACGCTCGCCACGAAGAACGGCTCGGTCGACCCCGGCCAGCTGATCGTGGAGAACTTCGGCGCCCTCGCGATCCCGGTGCTGCTGCTCGTGGTGCACGGGCCGATCGCGACCAACGTGCTCAACATCTACTCGTTCGGGATGGCGACCCAGGCGCTCGACATCCGCCTCGGCCGCCGGACCCTCAGCCTGATCGTCGGGGTGCTCGCCTTCGCCGCCTCCGTGTTCTTCGTCTTCCAGGACGATCTGGCGACGACGCTGGACGCCTGGCTGGTCGGCCTGGTCGGCTGGGTCGCTCCGTGGGGCGCGATCGTGCTGGTGCACTACACGGTGTTCGAGCCGCGGGTGCGCTCGTTCGGGCACCTCTTCGCGCCGGTCGGCTCGCCGCTGCTGCCCGACGTCCGCTGGCGCGCGCTGCTCTCCTTCGCGATCGGCGCGACGCTGACCTGGCTGTTCATGAACGGCTCCGTGCCCGCGCTGCAGGGACCGGCCGCGACCGCGCTCGGCGGCGTCGACGTCTCCTGGCTGGCCGGCGGCGTCTCGGCGGGGCTCGCCTATCTGCTGCTCGGCCGCGGCGACGCCGCGTCCTGGGTGCGGAAGCGCGAGGCCCTGGAGCCGGCCGCGCGCGAGTCCGAGCCCGTCCTCGGGTAG
- a CDS encoding Ig-like domain-containing protein, protein MTRTLSATLAALLVVIAAFFAAAPSFAAANRYASPNGTGTACSAAAPCALTTAVQNAAAGDTVLLTAGTYPTTTLKGGKATVAAPVVVQPAPGASPVLGSTKVYTPNTVWNDIFSKSTFYTYGSGITVNRMHIDGAGIFVRSANVVVRDSLFENGSSMDGIQVGGTDNGLIENNLVRNFDQNIDNGLHADCIQVFESNDVTLRGNTLMNCYNAGIIFSPGGGDGMTDITVESNFVSGCIVITSDCRGGSSADFREASADGIHIRNNTFESGALRVGGAKNTVFDRNIVSYLSSCTSPMTNTIVENWNTKLCKTPSLLNQQGNVQGAPALASVATGDLHVLSATGTQIAGWGSTTSARTDIDGQVMGSRTAGADQFGGVTAPSPTATPTATATATATPTATPTATPTATPTATPTATATPTATPTPTATPTPTATPTPTATPTATPTPTATPAPVDRTAPTVAIVSPGSGSSVTGVVSLMATAADDTAVTGVTYWVGTTKLGDAVKASDGNWYLTVNTAVFPKGTYSVTAKAVDAAGNATTSAPILLKRV, encoded by the coding sequence ATGACTCGAACGCTCAGCGCGACTCTCGCCGCTCTGCTGGTCGTGATCGCCGCGTTCTTCGCGGCCGCGCCCAGCTTCGCGGCGGCGAACCGCTACGCCTCGCCCAACGGCACGGGAACGGCCTGCTCCGCAGCCGCTCCCTGCGCCCTGACCACCGCCGTCCAGAACGCCGCCGCCGGCGACACCGTGCTGCTCACCGCCGGCACCTACCCGACGACCACCCTCAAGGGCGGGAAGGCGACCGTCGCCGCTCCCGTCGTCGTGCAGCCCGCCCCGGGCGCCTCGCCCGTGCTCGGCTCGACGAAGGTCTACACGCCCAACACCGTGTGGAACGACATCTTCTCCAAGAGCACCTTCTACACCTACGGCTCGGGCATCACGGTGAACCGGATGCACATCGACGGCGCCGGCATCTTCGTGCGCAGCGCGAACGTCGTCGTCCGCGACTCGCTCTTCGAGAACGGCTCGTCGATGGACGGCATCCAGGTCGGCGGCACGGACAACGGGCTGATCGAGAACAACCTGGTCCGCAACTTCGACCAGAACATCGACAACGGCCTGCACGCCGACTGCATCCAGGTCTTCGAGAGCAACGACGTCACCCTCCGCGGCAACACGCTGATGAACTGCTACAACGCGGGCATCATCTTCTCCCCCGGCGGCGGCGACGGCATGACCGACATCACCGTGGAGTCGAACTTCGTCTCCGGCTGCATCGTGATCACCAGCGACTGCCGCGGCGGCTCGTCCGCGGACTTCCGCGAGGCCTCGGCCGACGGCATCCACATCCGCAACAACACCTTCGAGTCGGGCGCACTGCGGGTCGGCGGGGCGAAGAACACGGTCTTCGACCGCAACATCGTCAGCTACCTCTCCTCCTGCACCAGCCCGATGACGAACACCATCGTCGAGAACTGGAACACCAAGCTCTGCAAGACGCCGTCGCTGCTCAACCAGCAGGGCAACGTCCAGGGCGCTCCGGCGCTCGCCTCGGTGGCCACCGGCGACCTGCACGTGCTGTCCGCGACCGGGACCCAGATCGCCGGCTGGGGATCGACCACGTCGGCCCGCACCGACATCGACGGCCAGGTCATGGGCTCCCGCACCGCCGGCGCCGACCAGTTCGGCGGAGTGACCGCTCCGTCGCCGACCGCCACGCCGACGGCCACGGCAACCGCGACCGCGACCCCGACGGCCACCCCGACCGCGACTCCGACGGCGACGCCGACCGCGACTCCGACGGCCACCGCCACCCCGACCGCGACCCCGACGCCGACCGCCACGCCGACTCCGACCGCGACGCCGACGCCGACCGCGACGCCGACCGCGACTCCGACCCCGACGGCCACGCCGGCGCCGGTCGACCGCACGGCGCCGACCGTCGCGATCGTCTCGCCGGGCTCCGGCTCGTCGGTCACCGGAGTCGTCAGCCTGATGGCGACCGCCGCGGACGACACCGCCGTGACCGGAGTCACGTACTGGGTCGGCACCACCAAGCTGGGCGACGCCGTGAAGGCGTCGGACGGCAACTGGTACCTCACGGTCAACACCGCGGTGTTCCCCAAGGGCACCTACTCGGTGACGGCGAAGGCCGTCGACGCGGCGGGCAACGCCACGACGAGCGCTCCGATCCTCCTGAAGCGGGTCTGA
- a CDS encoding amidohydrolase family protein, whose protein sequence is MPLLITDAAVITMDPVSGAVPITASIRIVDDVITAIGPGLEPEPGDEILDGRDRLVTPGFVNAHTHSWEYLYKGRYDNLPLELWMLLSYPILGDSRVAPDLIRLRSSLFALESLKAGVTTLVDDVLENPDQDAAQLAAVFDAYDEIGIRANISGHVISKPFFETMPFLEEYLPAELLDSVRGAARPTTEGYLDFSRTAFAAQHGRAGGRLRYMVAPSAPQRVGADLLVGATELALEHDAECHIHVLETKTQLVTGEEFHGSTLVEYMAGIGALSANTTFAHGIWLTDSDMASIAAAGTSVSHNPISNLKLGSGIAPWRALHDAGVNLGLGTDGCSSSDSPRMLDVIKAAALLHKVTDPDLSTWPTVAEVLTAGTIGGARSAVLGDVTGSIEVGKQADLVLFDLETLAFTPRQRLENQLVYSENGSSIDTVIVAGRVVVAGGESTTVDEAALRADLAAQLGDIVAWQDALDRSNGVLTEPFHRMYERAMRRDAPIDRFSGRRLV, encoded by the coding sequence ATGCCCCTCCTCATCACCGACGCCGCCGTCATCACCATGGACCCCGTCTCGGGAGCCGTCCCGATCACGGCGAGCATCCGGATCGTCGACGACGTGATCACGGCGATCGGCCCGGGGCTCGAGCCCGAGCCGGGCGACGAGATCCTCGACGGGCGCGACCGCCTCGTGACGCCGGGCTTCGTCAACGCGCACACCCACTCGTGGGAGTACCTCTACAAGGGGCGCTACGACAACCTGCCGCTCGAGCTGTGGATGCTGCTGTCGTATCCGATCCTCGGGGACAGCCGCGTCGCTCCGGACCTGATCCGGCTGCGCTCGTCGCTGTTCGCGCTCGAGTCGCTGAAGGCGGGCGTCACGACGCTCGTCGACGACGTGCTCGAGAATCCGGACCAGGACGCGGCGCAGCTGGCGGCGGTGTTCGACGCCTACGACGAGATCGGCATCCGGGCGAACATCTCCGGCCACGTGATCAGCAAGCCGTTCTTCGAGACGATGCCGTTCCTCGAGGAGTACCTGCCGGCCGAGCTGCTCGACTCGGTCCGCGGGGCGGCCCGGCCGACCACCGAGGGCTACCTCGACTTCAGTCGCACGGCCTTCGCCGCCCAGCACGGGCGGGCCGGCGGACGGCTGCGCTACATGGTCGCCCCCTCGGCCCCGCAGCGCGTGGGCGCCGACCTGCTGGTCGGGGCGACGGAGCTGGCGCTCGAGCACGACGCGGAGTGCCACATCCACGTCCTCGAGACCAAGACGCAGCTGGTCACCGGCGAGGAGTTCCACGGCTCGACGCTGGTCGAGTACATGGCCGGGATCGGCGCTCTCTCCGCGAACACGACCTTCGCGCACGGGATCTGGCTGACCGACTCCGACATGGCGTCGATCGCGGCGGCGGGAACCTCCGTCTCGCACAACCCGATCTCGAACCTCAAGCTCGGCTCGGGCATCGCCCCGTGGCGGGCACTGCACGACGCGGGGGTGAACCTCGGACTCGGCACCGACGGCTGCTCGAGCAGCGACTCCCCGCGGATGCTCGACGTGATCAAGGCGGCGGCGCTGCTGCACAAGGTGACCGATCCGGACCTGTCGACGTGGCCGACGGTGGCGGAGGTGCTGACCGCGGGCACGATCGGCGGCGCGCGCAGCGCCGTGCTCGGCGACGTCACCGGCAGCATCGAGGTGGGCAAGCAGGCCGACCTCGTGCTCTTCGACCTCGAGACGCTCGCCTTCACCCCGCGCCAGCGCCTGGAGAACCAGCTGGTCTACTCCGAGAACGGCTCGTCGATCGACACCGTGATCGTCGCCGGGCGGGTCGTCGTCGCGGGCGGCGAGTCGACGACCGTGGACGAGGCGGCGCTGCGGGCCGACCTGGCGGCGCAGCTCGGCGACATCGTCGCCTGGCAGGACGCCCTCGACCGCTCCAACGGCGTGCTGACCGAGCCGTTCCACCGCATGTACGAGCGGGCGATGCGCCGCGACGCCCCGATCGACCGCTTCAGCGGGAGGCGCCTGGTCTGA
- a CDS encoding helix-turn-helix domain-containing protein has translation MVIPLSEALLDPLLAAAGPVVVAGGEAAARVPIRWAHASEQLDVAPLLLGGELLLMEGVNLSSDQDPEECRRYVESLVTAGIGALAVELSERLPSVPAPLVAAADDLGLAVLALPRRVPFVQVCESINTRLTEQKFRSLRVADRVSGLLGEAAAADAGIDELLKVVASATGASAALVSPAGEEIVRAHPGRGVDTARTAGASSGVLRAGDSLLGTLYLRAHDEADLHGVAVALDRAPDVLAIALLRLRPPTARERLTAQLFAVATAPSARPDPSAELQIDALLGRLGVGGRECFLGVWADVGDDERTLRAVRSALDRSVRGSADAASVICVAGGELLALLAFADSAAQERARALLLGEWPPAAGAAALVCVGSGADAVARVPRELAEVRGVREWTRAESGVVDARLHRLERFASTLRDDPEADALVEEVLGPLRRGRPELLATFESFASHWGSKTATASALGIGRQTLYDRLARIESLIGPLDASPARTRVLLTAVSLHRARAALPPAAPRSTRPFPPPPDR, from the coding sequence ATGGTGATCCCGCTGTCCGAGGCGCTCCTCGACCCGCTGCTCGCGGCCGCCGGACCGGTCGTGGTCGCCGGCGGGGAGGCCGCCGCGCGGGTGCCGATCCGCTGGGCGCACGCCAGTGAGCAGCTCGACGTCGCGCCGCTCCTCCTGGGCGGCGAGCTGCTGCTGATGGAGGGTGTCAACCTCTCCTCGGACCAGGATCCCGAGGAGTGCCGCCGCTACGTGGAATCCCTGGTCACGGCCGGTATCGGCGCCCTGGCCGTCGAGCTGTCCGAGCGGCTGCCGAGTGTCCCGGCTCCGCTCGTCGCCGCGGCCGACGACCTCGGGCTCGCCGTGCTCGCGCTGCCCCGGCGGGTGCCGTTCGTGCAGGTCTGCGAGAGCATCAACACCCGGCTCACCGAGCAGAAGTTCCGGAGCCTGCGGGTGGCGGACAGAGTGTCCGGACTTCTCGGCGAGGCGGCGGCCGCGGACGCCGGGATCGACGAGCTGCTGAAGGTCGTCGCGAGCGCCACGGGCGCCAGTGCCGCGCTCGTCTCGCCGGCGGGAGAGGAGATCGTGCGCGCCCATCCCGGCCGCGGCGTCGACACCGCGCGCACCGCGGGCGCCTCGTCCGGGGTGCTGCGGGCCGGCGACTCCCTGCTGGGCACGCTCTACCTCCGCGCCCACGACGAGGCCGACCTGCACGGCGTGGCCGTCGCGCTCGACCGCGCGCCGGACGTGCTCGCGATCGCCCTGCTCCGGCTGCGGCCGCCGACCGCGCGCGAGCGGCTCACCGCGCAGCTCTTCGCGGTCGCGACGGCGCCGTCAGCGCGCCCCGACCCGAGCGCGGAGCTGCAGATCGACGCGCTCCTCGGCCGGCTCGGCGTCGGCGGGCGGGAGTGCTTCCTCGGAGTCTGGGCCGACGTCGGCGACGACGAGCGCACCCTCCGTGCGGTCCGCTCCGCGCTCGACCGCTCGGTGCGGGGGTCAGCGGACGCCGCGAGCGTGATCTGCGTCGCGGGCGGCGAGCTGCTCGCGCTGCTGGCCTTCGCGGACTCCGCCGCGCAGGAGCGGGCGAGGGCGCTGCTGCTCGGCGAGTGGCCGCCCGCTGCCGGGGCGGCCGCGCTGGTCTGCGTGGGCAGCGGCGCCGACGCGGTGGCGCGGGTGCCGCGCGAGCTCGCGGAGGTGCGCGGGGTGCGGGAGTGGACCCGCGCCGAGAGCGGCGTCGTCGATGCGCGGCTGCACCGGCTCGAGCGCTTCGCCAGCACGCTGCGAGACGACCCCGAGGCGGATGCTCTGGTGGAGGAGGTGCTCGGCCCGCTGCGCCGCGGCCGGCCGGAGCTGCTCGCGACCTTCGAGTCGTTCGCGTCGCACTGGGGGAGCAAGACCGCCACCGCGTCCGCCCTCGGCATCGGCCGGCAGACCCTCTACGACCGCCTCGCCCGCATCGAGTCCCTGATCGGCCCGCTCGACGCCTCCCCGGCCCGCACCCGCGTGCTGCTCACCGCCGTCTCCCTGCACCGCGCCCGCGCGGCCCTGCCCCCGGCCGCCCCGCGCTCGACCCGCCCGTTCCCGCCCCCACCTGACCGCTGA
- a CDS encoding isochorismatase family protein produces MTAPRRALILVDVQLEYFAGPLEIRYPPHATSLPAITAALDAATAAGLPIAAVQHSSGEGAPVFAPGTPGFELHPEIEGRRSDEWKSITKRFGTVFAGTDLLAWLRERDVDTITLVGYMTNNCILASAAEAETHGLTAEVLSDATGAIAISNAAGSVDAETVHTTLLALLNSNFAAVADTEAWTEAVASGEPLPQSDLGSSAVAGAALPPR; encoded by the coding sequence ATGACCGCACCCCGCCGCGCCCTGATCCTCGTCGACGTCCAGCTGGAGTACTTCGCCGGGCCGCTCGAGATCCGCTACCCGCCGCACGCGACCTCGCTGCCCGCCATCACCGCCGCGCTCGACGCCGCCACGGCCGCCGGTCTGCCGATCGCCGCCGTCCAGCACAGCAGCGGCGAGGGAGCACCCGTCTTCGCACCGGGCACCCCCGGCTTCGAGCTGCACCCCGAGATCGAAGGCCGCCGCAGTGATGAGTGGAAGTCGATCACCAAGCGGTTCGGCACCGTCTTCGCCGGCACCGACCTGCTCGCCTGGCTGCGCGAGCGCGACGTCGACACGATCACCCTGGTCGGCTACATGACCAACAACTGCATCCTCGCCTCGGCGGCCGAGGCCGAGACGCACGGGCTGACGGCGGAGGTGCTCTCCGACGCGACCGGCGCCATCGCGATCTCGAACGCCGCGGGCTCCGTGGACGCCGAGACCGTGCACACCACGCTGCTCGCCCTGCTGAACTCGAACTTCGCGGCCGTCGCCGACACGGAGGCCTGGACCGAGGCCGTCGCCTCCGGCGAGCCCCTGCCTCAGAGCGATCTCGGCAGCTCGGCCGTCGCGGGCGCCGCGCTGCCGCCGCGCTGA
- a CDS encoding Ig-like domain-containing protein: MIPRSTPSRRPAGRLRRFLAATATAAVVTAGLVGAAALPAQAAESAQTGAGRYVVTVDSKAVSTTLASALGLSLDASYGGGVSGFTATLTARQHAILAADSRVLGLSPADQVVEGQAQTMPSHVLTAEADKAPVSAGDGVTNWTGPAVAVIDSGVSAHPDYNLAKQVNCFGSGTAEDANGHGTGVSGYMTALDNGSGTVGIAPGAPVYSVRALDANNKGSISTLMCALDWVSQNAATYNIKVVNMSLATNGVDDNNCGRTNGDTIHQAVCDLVAKGVTVVSAAGNSAADLSAYIPAAYDEVLAVTNFANYDGKPGSLAAVPCSNVTTKDDNYTLNSNFASPADAGHTIAAPGTCPYTTKKGNTYAYIQTGTSMSTAAASGVVLDCLAAGGSCVGKSPAQVIAQVIAQAKSATVDRGRTFAGDPTRPVSGRYYGYGVSTIPVGTVVTPTPTATPTPTATPTATATPTATPTPTATPTATATPKPTATPTATPTATATPTPTATATPKPTATPTATATPTPTPTSGADTVKPQAKIVSPASQTTVTGTVTLVANASDNVAVTGLAFWSGSTKLGDGVKQADGSWSLTANSKNWPNATYAVVARATDAAGNVGSSASITLVIKN; this comes from the coding sequence GTGATCCCTCGCTCCACCCCGTCGCGCCGCCCCGCCGGCCGACTGCGCCGCTTCCTCGCGGCCACCGCCACCGCCGCCGTCGTCACAGCCGGTCTCGTCGGCGCCGCCGCGCTCCCCGCGCAGGCCGCCGAGTCGGCGCAGACCGGCGCCGGCCGCTACGTCGTCACCGTCGACTCGAAGGCCGTCTCGACGACGCTCGCGAGCGCCCTCGGCCTCTCGCTCGACGCGTCCTACGGCGGAGGCGTCTCCGGCTTCACCGCGACCCTGACCGCCCGTCAGCACGCGATCCTCGCCGCCGACAGCCGCGTCCTCGGCCTCTCGCCCGCCGACCAGGTGGTCGAGGGCCAGGCGCAGACCATGCCCTCGCACGTCCTGACCGCGGAGGCCGACAAGGCCCCGGTCAGCGCCGGCGACGGCGTCACCAACTGGACCGGACCCGCCGTCGCAGTCATCGACTCCGGCGTGAGCGCGCACCCCGACTACAACCTGGCCAAGCAGGTCAACTGCTTCGGCTCCGGCACCGCCGAGGACGCCAACGGCCACGGCACCGGCGTCTCCGGCTACATGACCGCGCTCGACAACGGCTCCGGCACCGTCGGCATCGCCCCCGGCGCGCCGGTCTACTCGGTCCGCGCACTCGACGCGAACAACAAGGGCAGCATCTCGACCCTGATGTGCGCGCTCGACTGGGTCTCGCAGAACGCAGCGACCTACAACATCAAGGTCGTCAACATGTCGCTCGCCACCAACGGCGTCGACGACAACAACTGCGGCCGGACCAACGGCGACACCATCCACCAGGCGGTCTGCGACCTCGTCGCGAAGGGCGTGACCGTGGTCTCGGCCGCCGGCAACTCCGCCGCCGACCTGTCGGCCTACATCCCCGCCGCCTACGACGAGGTCCTCGCCGTCACGAACTTCGCGAACTACGACGGCAAGCCGGGCTCGCTCGCGGCCGTCCCGTGCTCGAACGTGACCACCAAGGACGACAACTACACGCTGAACAGCAACTTCGCGAGCCCCGCCGACGCCGGTCACACGATCGCCGCGCCCGGCACCTGCCCCTACACGACGAAGAAGGGCAACACCTACGCGTACATCCAGACCGGCACCAGCATGTCGACGGCCGCCGCCTCCGGTGTCGTCCTCGACTGCCTCGCGGCCGGCGGATCCTGCGTGGGCAAGAGCCCCGCGCAGGTCATCGCCCAGGTGATCGCCCAGGCCAAGTCGGCCACCGTCGACCGCGGCCGCACCTTCGCCGGCGACCCGACGCGTCCCGTCTCGGGCCGCTACTACGGCTACGGCGTGAGCACGATCCCGGTGGGCACGGTCGTCACCCCGACGCCGACCGCGACGCCCACGCCGACCGCGACGCCGACCGCGACCGCGACGCCGACCGCCACGCCGACTCCGACCGCGACGCCCACGGCGACCGCGACGCCGAAGCCGACCGCGACGCCGACGGCCACGCCCACCGCGACCGCCACGCCGACGCCGACCGCCACCGCGACGCCGAAGCCGACCGCGACGCCCACCGCGACCGCGACGCCGACCCCGACGCCGACCTCCGGCGCCGACACGGTGAAGCCGCAGGCGAAGATCGTCTCGCCCGCCAGCCAGACGACCGTGACCGGCACCGTGACCCTCGTCGCCAATGCGAGCGACAACGTCGCGGTCACGGGCCTCGCCTTCTGGTCCGGCTCGACCAAGCTCGGCGACGGCGTCAAGCAGGCCGACGGCAGCTGGTCGCTCACCGCGAACAGCAAGAACTGGCCGAACGCGACCTACGCCGTGGTCGCCCGGGCCACGGACGCCGCGGGCAACGTCGGCTCCAGCGCCTCGATCACCCTGGTGATCAAGAACTGA